The genomic region GAGAATGGGTCCCTTTGTCTTATGACTCATATGATTTTAAAAGACTTTCAATAAAGGATTAAACACCAATCCTTATCTATTAAACAGGGAACAAGACTGATCTATTCGTATCGAATAGTACGGTAACCACATCTCCTATTTGATATGGAGAAGGAAAAGGGATAGTAGTATTCAACTTGATTTTGGTTTCATTATGCTCTAGTCTAGCGCTATAGTTTTCTCCCTGATAGCTAAGGTCGCAGATTCTAAAATTCTTATTACCATTTGACATTATTTGGACTGCCGAAGGACGAAACATTACCTCATATAAACCGTCTGGCTTATCCACACTAAATGAGATAATTTCACTTTGGAAAATATGATCTTTCACAATACCATCTATATAAATTACATCACCGAAGTAATCTGCCACTTGACGACTGACAGGTGATTCAAAAATTTTCTCAGGTGTATCATACTGTAGAATTTTACCGTCCATCATCAGTGCTACTTTATCGGACATGGTTAGCGCTTCATGTCGGTCATGAGTCACCAAAACTGTGGTGATTTTAAACTCCTTCTGTAGCTTTAACACAAGACTGCGCATCTCTTTCCTAAGATTTACATCTAGGCTAGAAAAAGGCTCGTCTAATAACAGTACATTTGGCTTTGCGGCCAGGGCTCTTGCAAGGGCTACCCTTTGGATCTGCCCCCCTGACATCTCATAGGATCTGCGATTTTCAAAACCAGTAAGTTGTACTTTCTCCAACAATTCCGATGCAATCTTCAGATATTCTTCTTTGGATACCCCACGCATTTTTAATGGGAAGCTTATATTTTCCACTACCGTCATATGCGGGAATAGACGGAAATCTTGAAATACAATAACGGTGCCTCTCTTGTGACACGGCAATTTATCTGCAGATTTTCCATCCAGTATAACAGATCCCCTCGTTTGTGGTATGATCCCAGCAATTGTTTTTAAGAGGGTGCTTTTACCACAACCTGATGCTCCTAAAAGAGAAACAAAGATACCTTCTTCCACTGTGAGGCTAATAGATTTTAAAATTTCCTTCCCGGAAAGAGACACAGAAATATTTTGCAAAGAAAGTTCCAATATGTTTCCTCCTTTACTCCTTTTTATGATGCCAGAAGGCAAATTTCTTAATACAGGCTTCTATCACCACGAAAACTGCCAAAGTAGACAGTACAAATAGTAAAGCATATGCAGAAGAGATTGTGCGGTCACCACTCTGGATAAAGGGTACCATCATGACAGCGAAGGTTTTGACACTGCCACCTCCAATCATCAGCGTTAAAAAATACTGACTGAATGAGATAATGTAACCGATACTGATAGAGGCCATAAACCCCGGTAAAAGCAGGGGGAATGTCACATGAGAAAAAGCTTGTCTTGGTGCAACACCCAATACATGGGCCTGAACTTCTAGACTATCTCCTAAAGAACTGGTGATGTCAATCATAATATTAATTGTATATGGCAATGCATAGATTATATGTACCAAGATAACGCCAATTATACTATCTGCAATTCCCATTCGAATGAATACCACGTGTATGCCCATGGCGAATACCGTTCCAGGCACAATAATTGGTAAAACACTACCAAAAGAAAGAAATTTCTTACCCATAAAGTCATAAAATACCAGCGCTCGTGCAGTCATTGTACCAACTACTGCCGCAAGTACTGCAACAACTAATGAAAGTCCAATACTTGAAAACAGTACGGACATCACTCTAGAAT from Serpentinicella alkaliphila harbors:
- a CDS encoding ABC transporter ATP-binding protein codes for the protein MELSLQNISVSLSGKEILKSISLTVEEGIFVSLLGASGCGKSTLLKTIAGIIPQTRGSVILDGKSADKLPCHKRGTVIVFQDFRLFPHMTVVENISFPLKMRGVSKEEYLKIASELLEKVQLTGFENRRSYEMSGGQIQRVALARALAAKPNVLLLDEPFSSLDVNLRKEMRSLVLKLQKEFKITTVLVTHDRHEALTMSDKVALMMDGKILQYDTPEKIFESPVSRQVADYFGDVIYIDGIVKDHIFQSEIISFSVDKPDGLYEVMFRPSAVQIMSNGNKNFRICDLSYQGENYSARLEHNETKIKLNTTIPFPSPYQIGDVVTVLFDTNRSVLFPV
- a CDS encoding ABC transporter permease; translation: MRAVEELFGPHSRVMSVLFSSIGLSLVVAVLAAVVGTMTARALVFYDFMGKKFLSFGSVLPIIVPGTVFAMGIHVVFIRMGIADSIIGVILVHIIYALPYTINIMIDITSSLGDSLEVQAHVLGVAPRQAFSHVTFPLLLPGFMASISIGYIISFSQYFLTLMIGGGSVKTFAVMMVPFIQSGDRTISSAYALLFVLSTLAVFVVIEACIKKFAFWHHKKE